A genomic window from Purpureocillium takamizusanense chromosome 2, complete sequence includes:
- a CDS encoding uncharacterized protein (COG:Q~EggNog:ENOG503NUTE): MAAQAAYAAEKAIGHGDNAVTQQDVADYGETGRAGETMKALVWQAKNKVEMVDVPRPKILEDRDVILKVTGSTVCGSDLHLLHGAVIQMSKGDILGHEFCGIVDEVGAGVDPARVRVGGRYVASFQIACGDCFFCRQKLSSQCERTNANTTERAMYGGRTAGMFGYAHFTGGFAGGQAEYVRVPLGDVNLLEIPDDVPDEKALYLSDVLATSYNCVKDTAVYPGDEVAIFGAGPIGQMCGVFALQEGASKVIFVDTEPRLSFIKEHFPAQHQGKMELVDFKALSHGVTSAETVVSRLKELCGGRGPDAALECAAGEYAKGWMHWLEMATGAETDTSEIINEMVEGVRNYGRCGVTGIYVGYVSFSLPLSLLFPSPFRGSLNPLRSLFFSAFPNASMPSSFITRCELFNVDLD, encoded by the exons ATGGCAGCGCAAGCAGCATACGCGGCGGAAAAGGCcatcggccatggcgacaaCGCCGTCACCCAGCAGGACGTGGCTGATTacggcgagacgggcagggcgggcgagaccaTGAAGGCACTCGTCTGGCAAGCCAAGAACAAGGTCGAGATGG TCGACGTGCCGCGACCCAAGATCCTCGAAGACCGCGACGTCATCCTCAAAGTCACGGGCTCCACCGTCTGCGGCTCCGACCTCCACCTcctgcacggcgccgtcatccaAATGTCCAAGGGCGACATCCTGGGCCACGAGTtctgcggcatcgtcgacgaggtcggcgcgggcgtcgatcCGGCCAGGGTCCGGGTCGGCGGGCGCTACGTCGCGTCGTTCCAGATCGCGTGCGGCGactgcttcttctgcagGCAGAAGCTGTCGTCGCAGTGCGAGAGGACCAACGCCAACACGACGGAGCGGGCCATGTACGGCGGCCGCACGGCGGGCATGTTTGGGTACGCGCACTTTACGGGCGGCttcgcgggcgggcaggccgagTACGTCCGCGTGCCGCTGGGGGACGTGAACCTGCTGGAGATTCCGGACGACGTGCCTGATGAGAAAG CCCTTTACCTCTCCGACGTGCTGGCAACCTCGTACAACTGCGTCAAAGACACGGCCGTATACCCAGGCGACGAGGTGGCCATTTTCGGCGCCGGTCCAATCGGCCAAATGTGCGGCGTCTTTGCGCTCCAGGAGGGCGCCTCCAAGGTCATATTCGTCGACACGGAGCCTCGTCTGTCCTTTATCAAGGAGCACTTCCCCGCGCAGCACCAGGGCAAGATggagctcgtcgacttcAAGGCGCTGTCCCACGGCGTGACGTCGGCCGAGACGGTCGTCAGCCGGCTCAAGGAGCTctgcggcggacgcggcccggacgcggcgctcgagtgcgcggcgggcgagtaCGCCAAGGGCTGGATGCACTGGCTGGagatggcgacgggggccgaGACGGACACGAGCGAGATTATCAACGAGAtggtcgagggcgtgcgcAACTATGGGCGCTGCGGCGTGACGGGCATCTACGTGGGCTACGTGAgtttctctctccctctctcgctcttGTTCCCTTCACCCTTCAGGGGGTCGCTCAACCCTCTTCGTTCCTTGTTCTTTTCCGCGTTCCCAAACGCATCAATGCCCAGTTCCTTCATCACAAGGTGTGAGCTTTTCAACGTTGACCTCGACTAA
- the DBP3 gene encoding RNA helicase (EggNog:ENOG503NV0I~COG:A~BUSCO:EOG092625P1), with product MAATKHSLADSEVAVRPSKKTKVENGDHVDKAQLKKDKKEKKKEKKDKKRKPEEGDAEPATNGDGSGADEEALRKAEKKAKKEKKREKKEKKLQAAAQEEQASPESQDVSMADANGAENAPVEEKKKSKKDKKNKNKSVAATDGSADVPARGAYVQTMSLSSVPQADIDAFLAEHQITITDPRNKDAPLRPVTEFDHLPSTNLLEKKPSPFAKYKAPTPIQAASWPSTLSGRDVVGVAETGSGKTMAFALPCVEAVSAMGTRGTKAVIVSPTRELAMQTHEQLASLATLAKLKCVCLYGGASKDDQRNLLGRGCDIIVATPGRLKDFMSDGTVDLSGAAFVVLDEADRMLDKGFEEDIKQILGSCPERERRQTLMFTATWPQSVQALASSFMVEPVKVTIGSGGKETENGSVELQANARITQRVEVVEPRDKEFRLLQILKQHQQGKAKNDRILVFCLYKKEATRVEGFLARKGVRVGGIHGDLKQEQRTRSLEAFKTGQTPVLVATDVAARGLDIPEVKLVINVTFPLTIEDYVHRIGRTGRAGNTGEAITLFTVQDKAHSGSLVNILRGANQEVPENLLKFGTTVKKKTHDMYGSFFKDVDMTQKATKITFD from the exons ATGGCTGCCACGAAGCACTCTCTCGCTGACAGCGAGGTCGCCGTCCGGCCCTCCAAGAAGACCAAGGTCGAAAACGGCGACCATGTCGACAAGGCGCAGCtgaagaaggacaagaaggagaagaagaaggaaaagaaggacaagaagcgcaagccGGAGGAAGGAGACGCTGAGCCCGCGACCAACggagacggcagcggcgccgacgaagaggccctgcgcaaggccgaaaagaaggccaagaaggagaaaaagcgcgagaagaaggagaagaagctgcaGGCGGCTGCCCAAGAGGAGCAGGCCTCCCCCGAGTCGCAGGACGTCTCCATGGCCGATGCGAATGGCGCTGAGAacgcgcccgtcgaggaaaagaagaagtccaaaaaggacaagaagaacaagaacaagTCCGTGGCCGCGACAGATggcagcgccgacgtccccgcccgcggcgcttACGTCCAGACCATGAGCCTTTCGAGCGTCCCGCAggccgacatcgacgccttcctcgccgagcaccaGATCACAATCACCGACCCCCGCAACAAGGATGCGCCGCTCCGACCCGTGACCGAGTTCGACCAcctgccgtcgacgaacctgctggagaagaagccctCGCCGTTCGCCAAGTACAAGGCCCCGACGCCCATCCAGGCCGCGTCCTGGCCCTCGACGCTTagcggccgcgacgtcgtcggcgtcgccgagacgggcTCCGGCAAGACCATGGCCTTTGCGCTCCCctgcgtcgaggccgtctcCGCCATGGGCACCCGCGGCACCAAGGCCGTCATCGTCTCGCCCACGCGCGAGCTCGCCATGCAGACgcacgagcagctcgccagcctcgccaccctcgccAAGCTCAAGTGCGTGTGCCTGTatggcggcgcctccaaggACGACCAGCGCAACCTGCTCGGTCGCGGCTgcgacatcatcgtcgccacgcccggccgcctcaaGGACTTCATGTCCGACGGGACGGTGGAcctcagcggcgccgcgttcgtcgtgctcgacgaggcggaccgCATGCTCGACAAGGGCTTCGAGGAGGACATCAAGCAGATTCTGGGCTCGTGCCCCGAGAGAGAGCGCCGCCAGACGCTCATGTTCACGGCCACGTGGCCGCAGTCGGTGCAGGCGTTGGCTTCGTCCTTCATGGTGGAGCCCGTCAAGGTGACCATTGGTtccggcggcaaggagacggagaaCGGCTCCGTCGAGCTGCAAGCCAACGCGCGCATCacgcagcgcgtcgaggtcgtcgagccccGCGACAAGGAGTTCCGCCTCCTGCAGATTCTcaagcagcaccagcagggcaaggcaaagAACGAccgcatcctcgtcttctgcTTGTACAAGAAGGAGGCCACGCGCGTCGAGGGCTTCCTCGCCCGCAAGGGtgtgcgcgtcggcggcatccatGGCGACCTGAAACAGGAGCAGCGAACGCGCAGTCTCGAGGCCTTCAAGACGGGACAGACGCCCGTCCTCGTGGCGACGGACGTGGCCGCTCGCGGCCTGGACATTCCCGAGGTAAAGCTGGTTATCAACGTAACC TTCCCCCTGACCATCGAGGACTACGTCCATCGCATCGGGCGCACGGGCCGTGCCGGCAACACTGGCGAGGCCATCACGCTCTTCACTGTGCAGGACAAGGCGCACTCCGGATC CCTCGTCAACATCCTTAGGGGTGCTAACCAAGAAGTGCCCGAGAACCTGCTCAAGTTTGGCACCACggtcaagaagaagacgcACGACATGTATGGCTCCTTCTTCAAGGACGTCGACATGACGCAAAAGGCGACCAAGATTACGTTTGATTAG
- a CDS encoding uncharacterized protein (COG:Q~EggNog:ENOG503NUTE), which produces MAAQAAYAAEKAIGHGDNAVTQQDVADYGETGRAGETMKALVWQAKNKVEMVDVPRPKILEDRDVILKVTGSTVCGSDLHLLHGAVIQMSKGDILGHEFCGIVDEVGAGVDPARVRVGGRYVASFQIACGDCFFCRQKLSSQCERTNANTTERAMYGGRTAGMFGYAHFTGGFAGGQAEYVRVPLGDVNLLEIPDDVPDEKALYLSDVLATSYNCVKDTAVYPGDEVAIFGAGPIGQMCGVFALQEGASKVIFVDTEPRLSFIKEHFPAQHQGKMELVDFKALSHGVTSAETVVSRLKELCGGRGPDAALECAAGEYAKGWMHWLEMATGAETDTSEIINEMVEGVRNYGRCGVTGIYVGYTNHFNIGSLMQRGIRLIGNGQAPVHKYWEELLEMIRRGELDPLQMVSHRVRLEDLDKVYYKFEKREDGMQKVFVETRFSLPAAQGSPSLTTY; this is translated from the exons ATGGCAGCGCAAGCAGCATACGCGGCGGAAAAGGCcatcggccatggcgacaaCGCCGTCACCCAGCAGGACGTGGCTGATTacggcgagacgggcagggcgggcgagaccaTGAAGGCACTCGTCTGGCAAGCCAAGAACAAGGTCGAGATGG TCGACGTGCCGCGACCCAAGATCCTCGAAGACCGCGACGTCATCCTCAAAGTCACGGGCTCCACCGTCTGCGGCTCCGACCTCCACCTcctgcacggcgccgtcatccaAATGTCCAAGGGCGACATCCTGGGCCACGAGTtctgcggcatcgtcgacgaggtcggcgcgggcgtcgatcCGGCCAGGGTCCGGGTCGGCGGGCGCTACGTCGCGTCGTTCCAGATCGCGTGCGGCGactgcttcttctgcagGCAGAAGCTGTCGTCGCAGTGCGAGAGGACCAACGCCAACACGACGGAGCGGGCCATGTACGGCGGCCGCACGGCGGGCATGTTTGGGTACGCGCACTTTACGGGCGGCttcgcgggcgggcaggccgagTACGTCCGCGTGCCGCTGGGGGACGTGAACCTGCTGGAGATTCCGGACGACGTGCCTGATGAGAAAG CCCTTTACCTCTCCGACGTGCTGGCAACCTCGTACAACTGCGTCAAAGACACGGCCGTATACCCAGGCGACGAGGTGGCCATTTTCGGCGCCGGTCCAATCGGCCAAATGTGCGGCGTCTTTGCGCTCCAGGAGGGCGCCTCCAAGGTCATATTCGTCGACACGGAGCCTCGTCTGTCCTTTATCAAGGAGCACTTCCCCGCGCAGCACCAGGGCAAGATggagctcgtcgacttcAAGGCGCTGTCCCACGGCGTGACGTCGGCCGAGACGGTCGTCAGCCGGCTCAAGGAGCTctgcggcggacgcggcccggacgcggcgctcgagtgcgcggcgggcgagtaCGCCAAGGGCTGGATGCACTGGCTGGagatggcgacgggggccgaGACGGACACGAGCGAGATTATCAACGAGAtggtcgagggcgtgcgcAACTATGGGCGCTGCGGCGTGACGGGCATCTACGTGGGCTAC ACCAACCACTTCAACATCGGCTCGCTGATGCAGCGCGGCATCCGGCTCATCGGCAACGGGCAGGCCCCCGTGCACAAGTACtgggaggagctgctggagatgatccggcgcggcgagctggacccGCTGCAGATGGTGTCGCACCGCGTGCGGCTCGAGGACCTGGACAAGGTGTACTACAAGTTTGAGAAGAGGGAGGACGGCATGCAAAAGGTGTTTGTCGAGACGCGCTtctcgctgccggcggcccagGGGAGCCCGTCGCTGACGACGTATTGA
- a CDS encoding Glucan endo-1,3-alpha-glucosidase (COG:G~SECRETED:SignalP(1-29~SECRETED:cutsite=ASG-SP~SECRETED:prob=0.4266)~CAZy:GH71~EggNog:ENOG503NVTC), which produces MFSLSKALRHVGVGWLCAAALSTVHVASGSPTLQDTSLAKRAAAVDRLVFCHFMIGIVGDRTSASDYDDDMKRAKAAGIDAFALNIGVDGYTDQQLGYAYDSAASNGLKVFISFDFNWWSPGNAGGVGAKIKQYAGKAAQLRVDGGRVFASSFAGDGLDVDAMRSAAGENVYFVPNFHPGQSAPDKIDGALNWLGWDNNGNNKAPTPGHTVTVEDGDNAYTSWLGGSGKAYMAPVSPWFSTHFGPEVSYSKNWVFPGGTLLFDRWQQVLSKGFPLLEIVTWNDYGESHYVGPLNSPHYDDGNSKWVNDMPHDGWLDLSAPFIAAYKAGASSVDGHITDEKVVYWYRRTLKALDCDATDTTAGRPADNDSGNYFMGRPNGWETMDDVVYVATLLKEAGTVTVTSGGQQSTTHNVPAGANIFAVPAGVGQQKFKLSRGSATVLEGTSLMDISDVCPCGLYNFNAYVGSLPAGFSDPLQPHGLASLTVGLHVSTCEAKPSLGTNPPVSTPPGQTTTTTTTSSTTPGQSTTSTKTTTTQPPVTSAPGGGNVCVEGTNADGESGNYSGLCSFSCRYGYCPPGPCKCTKYGAAVPPPPETGTNGCPLAGEGDGYKGLCSFSCSHGYCPDTACQRC; this is translated from the exons ATGTTTTCTCTCTCCAAGGCTCTCCGCCACGTCGGGGTGGGATGGCTATGCGCGGCCGCCCTCTCCACGGTTCATGTTGCGAGCGGCTCTCCAACACTGCAAGACACGTCTCTGGCCaagcgcgcggccgccgtcgaccgccTCGTGTTCTGCCACTTTATG ATtggcatcgtgggcgaccGCACCAGCGCGagcgactacgacgacgacatgaagagggccaaggcggcgggcatcgaCGCCTTCGCGCTCAAcattggcgtcgacggctaCACGGACCAGCAGCTGGGGTACGCGTAcgactcggcggccagcaacGGCCTCAAGGTCTTCATCTCGTTCGACTTCAACTGGTGGAGCCCCGGCAACGcggggggcgtgggcgccaAGATCAAGCAGTAcgcgggcaaggcggcgcagctgcgcgtcgacgggggcCGCGTCTTTGCGTCGTCGTttgcgggcgacgggctcgacgtcgacgccatgcggagcgcggccggcgagaaCGTCTACTTTGTGCCCAACTTTCACCCGGGGCAGTCGGCGCCGGACAAGATTGACGGCGCGCTCAACTGGTTG GGCTGGGacaacaacggcaacaacaaggccCCGACCCCCGGAcacaccgtcaccgtcgaggacggcgacaacgccTACACCAGctggctcggcggcagcggcaaggcgtACATGGCGCCCGTGTCGCCGTGGTTCTCCACGCACTTTGGGCCCGAGGTGTCGTACAGCAAGAACTGGGTGTTCCCCGGCGGGACGCTCCTCTTCGACCGCTGGCAGCAGGTGCTCAGCAAGGGCTTCCCGCTGCTCGAGATCGTGACATGGAACGACTACGGCGAGTCGCACTACGTCGGGCCGCTCAACTCGCCTCACTACGACGATGGCAACTCCAAATGGGTCAACGACATGCCGCACGACGGCTGGCTCGACCTGTCGGCGCCCTTTATCGCCGCGTACAAGGCCGGGGCGTCTTCTGTCGACGGCCACATCACCGACGAGAAAGTCGTCTACTGGTACCGCCGCACGCTCAAGGCGCTCGACTGCGACGCCACCGACACCAcggccgggcggcccgccgacaacgacagcGGCAACTACTTCATGGGCCGGCCCAACGGGTGGGAGACGATGGACGACGTCGTGTAcgtggcgacgctgctcaaggaggcgGGCACCGTGACCGTCACCTCGGGCGGGCAAcagtcgacgacgcacaacgtccccgccggcgccaacatCTTTGCCGTCcccgcgggcgtcgggcaGCAAAAGTTCAAGCTCAGCCGCGGGTCGGCCACGGTCCTCGAGGGCACCTCGCTCATGGACATCTCCGACGTGTGCCCCTGCGGGCTGTACAACTTCAACGCCTACGTCGGCTCGCTCCCGGCCGGCTTCTCCGACCCGCTGCAGCCGCAcggcctcgcctcgctgACCGTCGGCTTGCACGTCTCGACGTGTGAGGCGAAGCCCTCGCTCGGCACCAACCCGCCGGTGAGCACGCCTCCGGGCCagacgaccacgacgaccacgacgtcgtcgacgacgcccggcCAGTCTACGACctcgaccaagacgacgacgacgcagcctCCCGTGACGAGCGCCCCTGGCGGCGGAA ACGTCTGCGTTGAGGGCACCAACGCCGATGGCGAGAGCGGCAACTACTCGGGCCTGTGCAGCTTCTCGTGCCGCTACGGGTACTGCCCGCCGGGCCCCTGCAAGTGCACCAAGTACGGCGCCGCggtgccaccgccgcctgaGACGGGAACTAACGGGTGCCCGCTGGCAGGTGAGGGCGACGGGTATAAGGGCCTGTGCAGCTTCTCGTGCAGCCATGGGTACTGCCCTGACACAGCCTGTCAAAGGTGCTAG
- a CDS encoding uncharacterized protein (COG:S~EggNog:ENOG503NWHF), whose product MAPVVASVERMVTLSREISDKTKIVADFLSANGLEAASLDVNGLAEFPISPKDEEAYRARMDLISLTKELHDVCIGPKEGLRHLGWDCVNNLSLQAVWDFKIPHLVPLDGTISYEELAAKASELNGLDIPMLNLRRLVRHAMTNRIFVEPEAGRVAHTRMSRLLREDAPLDNWVGFMCNDLWLPMANAVGAMKKWPGSEEPTETGVNLAYNQSLPWFDYLQQDEAFAKRYNLAMQAHGGGEGYSLAATVDGYPWGDLPKGATVVDMGGNQGYVSLAIAKAFPDLRFIVQDTAGMRTDETTGHVPDVLQSRVQLTTHDFFTPQPVVAEAYFFRMIFHGFADKYCVKILQALVPALRPGARIIINDGALPEPGTVGYIEERTMRTLDLVMQVAVNAREREPDDWRQLFKRADERYKFNRIWRPDSSRMWFIEVEWTGS is encoded by the exons ATGGCACCGGTGGTAGCATCTGTGGAACGGATGGTGACGCTCTCGCGCGAAATCTCCGACAAGACAAAAATCGTTGCCGACTTTCTCTCTGCAAATGGCCTGGAAGCCGCGTCCCTTGACGTCAATGGACTCGCCGAGTTCCCGATATCGCCCAAGGATGAGGAGGCGTACCGGGCACGCATGGACTTGATTTCCCTCACCAAAGAGCTCCATGACGTCTGTATCGGGCCCAAAGAGGGCCTGCGTCACTTGGGCTGGGAT TGCGTCAATAACCTCTCGCTGCAAGCGGTGTGGGACTTCAAGATCCCTCACCTCGTGCCGTTGGACGGCACCATCTCGTACGAGGAGCTCGCAGCCAAGGCCTCTGAGCTCAACGGACTGGACATTCCCATGCTCAACCTGCGTCGCCTGGTCCGGCATGCCATGACCAACCGCATCTTTGTCGAGCCCGAAGCGGGCCGCGTGGCACACACGCGCATGTCGCGGCTGCTTCGTGAAGACGCACCTCTGGACAACTGGGTCGGGTTCATGTGCAATGACCTGTGGCTGCCCATGGCCAATGCGGTTGGCGCGATGAAGAAGTGGCCAGGCAGCGAGGAGCCCACAGAGACGGGCGTCAACCTGGCCTATAACCAGTCCCTCCCGTGGTTCGACTACCTGCAGCAGGATGAGGCCTTTGCCAAGAGATACAATCTCGCCATGCAGgcacacggcggcggggagggatACTCGTTGGCGGCTACAGTGGATGGGTATCCGTGGGGTGACCTTCCCAAGGGCGCAACGGTGGTTGAT ATGGGCGGAAACCAGGGCTACGTCTCCCttgccatcgccaaggccTTCCCGGATCTGCGGTTCATCGTGCAGGACACGGCCGGGATGCGCACAGACGAAACAACAGGCCATGTCCCCGACGTGCTGCAGTCCAGGGTGCAGCTCACGACGCACGACTTCTTCAcgccgcagcccgtcgtGGCGGAAGCGTATTTCTTTCGCATGATCTTCCACGGCTTCGCGGACAAGTACTGCGTCAAGATCCTCCAGGCGCTCGTACCGGCGCTCCGTCCCGGTGCCAGGatcatcatcaacgacggcgccctgCCTGAGCCCGGCACGGTGGGCTACATTGAGGAGCGGACGATGCGGACCCTGGACCTGGTTATGCAGGTGGCGGTCAATGCGCGTGAGAGGGAGCCGGACGATTGGCGGCAGCTGTTTAAGCGCGCCGATGAGCGATACAAGTTTAACAGGATCTGGAGGCCGGATAGCTCGCGCATGTGGTTCATTGAGGTGGAGTGGACGGGCTCGTAA
- the RFT1 gene encoding Oligosaccharide translocation protein rft1 (COG:D~EggNog:ENOG503NWTC~TransMembrane:11 (n10-20c24/25o40-58i143-165o193-213i225-245o251-274i425-450o462-483i495-516o522-542i554-574o594-614i)), which yields MAPQASMVRGASLLILLQLLSRLATFVANQLLLRFLTAPLLGVATQLEVYYLSVLFFARESLRVAIQRQATTSSSTPKTSASPSAIAVASASASAATTTAANNDNDHDSKQSSEQRHDNAVAAAAPLPDADAERRDAQAVVNLGYLAILLGVVAATVLGWTYLAYAAPAAATLEKQQQTPPPPPPPPFLARSLRLYGLAAVVELLSEPCFVLMQTRLRFGTRAAAESAATLVRCVVVFGSALGAARRGVDLGVLPFALGQLAYGVALLLVYLVAGQGLASSLGFSLLPRPVIVPSAQQKKQAARNGEKGGEFLWSYFYRPTMSLAGSMMAQSVVKHLLTQGDTFLVSLLSTPQVQGVYALANNYGGLIARLLFQPVEESCRSYFSRFLSDQPLVRQPAEKEKREKNTSSPAVQEAKRSLSTLMRLYILLSAVVVSVGPFAAPSLLALVAGRRWTGVGAGDVLGAYCFYIPFLALNGLSESFVASVASEGQVHRQSVWMGAFSVAFAASAFLFMRVIPLGAQGLVLANSVNMLCRIVWSVAFIKSFFAAHGTGFAVAELVPTATVATSVATFALLHQLHVLDTAEAEPVRTLAKVAGTAAPLLLLILFFERTFLLECARAARGRRAAKQ from the exons ATGGCGCCACAGGCCTCCATGGTCCGCGGCGCCTCCCTGCTCATCCTATTGCAGCTCCTCTCCCGCCTCGCCACTTTCGTCGCCaaccagctgctgctgcgcttccTCACCGCgccgctcctcggcgtcgccacccAGCTCGAGGTCTACTACCTCTCcgtcctcttcttcgcccgCGAGAGCCTGCGCGTCGCCATCCAGCGCCAGGCCACTACCTCGTCATCCACGCCAAAGACTTCTGCGTCCCCATCAGCAATAGCTGTCGCATCCGCATCCGCAtctgctgccaccaccaccgccgccaacaacgacaaTGACCATGACAGCAAGCAGAGCAGCGAGCAGCGGCATGACAATGCGGTagcggccgcggcacctCTACCtgacgcagacgcagagcggcgcgacgcccaggccgtcgtcaacctcggctacctcgccatcctcctcggcgtcgtcgccgcgacggtCCTCGGCTGGACGTACCTCGCCtacgccgcccccgccgccgcgacgctcgagaagcagcagcagacccctcctcctcctcctcctccgcccttCCTCGCGCGCAGCCTGCGTCTctacggcctcgccgccgtcgtggagcTCCTCTCGGAGCCCTGCTTCGTGCTCATGCAGACACGCCTGCGCTTcggcacccgcgccgccgccgagtcggccgccacgctggtccgctgcgtcgtcgtctttggctccgcgctgggcgccgcgcggaggggcgtcgacctcggcgtcctGCCGTTTGCGCTGGGACAGCTGGCGTatggcgtcgcgctgctgctcgtgtaTCTCGTCGCGGGGCAGGGCCTTGCGTCGTCATTGGGCTTCTCTCTTCTGCCGCGACCGGTGATTGTCCCGTCTGCTcagcagaagaagcaggcGGCACGCAATGGAGAAAAGGGGGGCGAATTCCTCTGGTCGTACTTTTATAGACCAACAATGTCCCTCGCAGGCAGCATGATGGCCCAGAGCGTCGTCAAGCACCTCCTCACGCAGGGCGACACGTTtctcgtctccctcctctccacACCGCAAGTCCAGGGCGTGTATGCGCTCGCAAACAACTACGGAGGGCTCATTGCGCGACTCCTCTTCCAGCCGGTCGAGGAGAGCTGCCGGAGCTACTTTTCGCGATTTCTCTCCGACCAGCCCCTCGTCAGGCAGCCtgccgagaaggagaagagggagaagaATACTTCCAGCCCGGCGGTTCAAGAGGCAAAGCGCAGCCTGAGCACCCTCATGCGCCTCTACATCCTGCTCTCCgcagtcgtcgtctccgtcggcCCCTTtgccgcgccgtcgctcctcgccctcgtcgcgggcAGACGCTggacgggcgtcggcgcgggcgacgtcctcggcgcgtACTGCTTCTACAtccccttcctcgccctcaacGGCCTGTCCGAGTCCTTTGTCGCGTCCGTCGCGTCCGAGGGCCAGGTGCACCGGCAGTCTGTGTGGATGGGCGCGTTTTCCGTCGCGttcgccgcgtcggcgttTCTGTTCATGCGCGTGATCCCGCTGGGTGCGCAGGGCCTGGTGCTCGCCAATTCGGTCAACATGCTGTGCCGCATCGTGTGGAGCGTTGCCTTCATCAAGTCCTTTTTTGCCGCGCACGGGACGGGCTTCGCCGTGGCGGAGCTGGTACCTACGGCTACCGTGGCGACGTCCGTGGCGACGTTCGcgctcctccaccagcttCACGTTCTCGACACGGCGGAGGCAGAGCCCGTGAGGACATTGGCAAAGGTCGCGGGCACGGCAGCCCCGTTGCTTCTATTGAT ACTCTTTTTTGAGCGCACATTCCTCCTCGAGTGTGCCCGTGCCGCTCGCGGCAGGCGAGCCGCCAAACAATAA